The Streptomyces sp. NBC_01142 genome has a window encoding:
- a CDS encoding FAD-dependent oxidoreductase — protein MLRVAVVGSGPSGVYAAQALAQQTLVPDVRVHVLDRLPCPYGLVRYGVAPDHEKIKSLQNNLRTVLEHERIDFIGNVEVGTRGLGPERLLGLYHAVVYCVGAAKDRRLGIPGEELPGSHSATDFVSWYSAHPDAAGNSFVLGARSAVVIGVGNVAVDVARILARGAEELRPTDVPQAALGALALSRVRDVHMVGRRGPAQAKFTTKELRELGSLPTAEAVVEPGDLALEPAYADPSGTLASALPAVNRRNLEVVRGWAGRVPQGKERRIHLRFFLRPVELLERDARVAGVRFERTVPDGDGGVRGTGTYEEIEAQLVLRAVGYRGVPLAGLPFDAAHGTVPHAGGRVLRDGVPSPGEYVAGWIKRGPTGVIGTNRPCAKETVTSLLDDAAALVLRPVASDPLAEMRELGLRPVSWPGWLAIEAAEAALGSTLGRRSVKIPDWPGLLGAAITNGERDGNRAEDRDGDREGDRDAGGDMLTR, from the coding sequence GTGCTTCGCGTCGCCGTCGTCGGATCGGGACCCAGCGGGGTCTACGCCGCACAGGCCCTCGCCCAGCAGACGCTGGTGCCGGATGTACGGGTGCATGTACTGGACCGGCTCCCCTGCCCGTACGGACTCGTACGCTACGGAGTCGCGCCCGACCACGAAAAGATCAAGTCCCTGCAGAACAATCTGCGCACCGTGCTGGAGCACGAGCGGATCGACTTCATCGGCAATGTGGAGGTGGGCACGCGCGGCCTCGGCCCCGAAAGGCTGCTGGGGCTCTATCACGCCGTCGTGTACTGCGTGGGAGCCGCCAAGGACCGCAGGCTCGGCATTCCCGGCGAGGAGCTGCCGGGCAGCCACTCGGCCACCGACTTCGTCTCCTGGTACAGCGCCCACCCCGACGCCGCGGGCAACAGCTTCGTGCTGGGGGCCCGTTCGGCCGTGGTGATCGGCGTCGGCAACGTGGCCGTCGACGTGGCCCGCATCCTGGCGCGCGGCGCGGAGGAGCTCCGCCCCACCGATGTGCCGCAGGCGGCGCTCGGCGCGCTCGCGCTGAGCCGGGTCCGCGACGTGCACATGGTGGGCAGGCGCGGCCCCGCGCAGGCCAAGTTCACCACCAAGGAGCTGCGCGAACTGGGCTCCCTGCCCACGGCGGAGGCGGTGGTCGAGCCCGGGGACCTCGCACTGGAGCCTGCGTACGCCGACCCGTCGGGCACCCTGGCATCGGCCCTGCCCGCGGTCAACCGGCGCAATCTCGAGGTGGTACGCGGCTGGGCCGGGCGGGTGCCGCAGGGGAAGGAACGACGTATCCATCTGCGGTTCTTCCTGCGCCCGGTGGAGCTGCTGGAGCGGGACGCGCGGGTGGCGGGCGTACGGTTCGAGCGCACCGTGCCGGACGGTGACGGAGGCGTACGCGGCACGGGCACGTACGAGGAGATCGAGGCGCAGCTGGTGCTGCGAGCGGTGGGCTACCGGGGCGTGCCACTCGCCGGCCTGCCGTTCGACGCGGCGCACGGGACCGTGCCGCATGCCGGCGGCCGGGTACTGCGGGACGGCGTGCCCTCACCCGGCGAATACGTGGCGGGGTGGATCAAGCGTGGCCCGACGGGTGTGATCGGCACCAACCGGCCGTGCGCGAAGGAGACGGTGACCTCGCTGCTCGACGACGCCGCGGCGCTCGTACTGCGACCGGTCGCAAGCGATCCGCTGGCCGAAATGCGGGAGTTGGGGCTGCGGCCGGTGAGCTGGCCGGGCTGGCTGGCGATCGAGGCGGCGGAGGCGGCTCTGGGCAGCACGCTTGGCCGACGGTCCGTCAAGATCCCTGACTGGCCAGGACTGTTGGGAGCAGCGATCACCAACGGAGAGCGGGACGGGAATCGGGCGGAAGACCGGGACGGGGATCGCGAAGGGGACCGGGACGCGGGCGGCGACATGCTGACGCGCTAG
- a CDS encoding N-acetylglucosamine kinase yields the protein MTVSRVLGVDSGGSGLRVALADAGVPGRVRTTVSGKPVRTGTGGIDAGHLLDQLLPMAHTLLEQAGGGTVSAVAIGAAGMASLGGRLRAELPAALADALGVRRLVLAADAVTAYAGALGQRPGAVVAAGTGMIAVGTDLSAWRRADGWGHLLGDCGSGAWIGRAGLEAALRAHDGRRGGSAALLARMESVLGPAQEVPGLLYPRADRPAVLASFAPEVARCAHGDDGDAGNVGGDPVAADILARAARHIAEAAAAACPPAGETPEGCEVALTGGLFKMGEPLLVPLRAELAAQLPHARPVSAAGDPLTGALLLASALATDSLRLPRHPTMLHVPTEQGS from the coding sequence GTGACCGTGAGCCGAGTGCTCGGGGTGGACTCCGGGGGTTCCGGGCTGCGTGTTGCGCTCGCGGACGCCGGGGTCCCGGGCCGCGTCCGGACCACCGTGTCGGGCAAGCCCGTGCGTACCGGCACCGGAGGCATCGACGCGGGACATCTGCTGGACCAGTTGCTGCCGATGGCGCACACGCTGCTGGAGCAGGCCGGGGGCGGCACCGTGTCCGCGGTCGCGATCGGCGCCGCCGGAATGGCGTCGCTCGGCGGGCGGCTGCGCGCCGAGCTCCCGGCGGCGCTGGCAGATGCGCTGGGCGTACGGCGCCTCGTGCTCGCCGCGGACGCGGTCACCGCGTACGCCGGGGCGCTCGGCCAGCGGCCCGGGGCCGTGGTCGCGGCAGGCACCGGCATGATCGCGGTGGGCACGGACCTGTCCGCCTGGCGCCGGGCCGACGGCTGGGGCCATCTGCTCGGCGACTGCGGCAGCGGGGCCTGGATCGGCCGGGCCGGGCTCGAGGCCGCGCTGCGGGCCCACGACGGGCGGCGGGGCGGTTCGGCCGCGCTGCTGGCCCGGATGGAGTCGGTGCTCGGTCCGGCGCAGGAGGTGCCGGGTCTGCTCTACCCGCGCGCCGACCGGCCCGCGGTGCTCGCCTCCTTCGCCCCGGAAGTCGCCCGGTGCGCGCACGGCGACGACGGGGACGCGGGCAACGTGGGCGGGGACCCGGTGGCCGCGGACATCCTGGCCCGGGCCGCCCGGCATATCGCAGAGGCGGCCGCGGCCGCGTGCCCGCCGGCCGGCGAGACGCCCGAGGGATGTGAAGTCGCCCTCACCGGCGGGCTGTTCAAGATGGGCGAGCCTCTTCTCGTACCGCTGCGGGCGGAGCTGGCCGCACAACTGCCGCACGCACGGCCGGTGTCCGCGGCCGGCGATCCGCTCACCGGGGCGCTGCTTCTCGCCTCCGCGCTCGCCACCGATTCGCTGCGGCTGCCGCGCCATCCGACGATGCTGCACGTGCCGACAGAGCAGGGTAGTTGA
- a CDS encoding nitric oxide synthase oxygenase, producing MRKSLLRSLRRTGPRVEQRDWGDPPDPAARCPVSHSPAEVRPVAGPPATPDELREEAEDFLRLYHQEEAEAGDPAVRIAAVRAEIEATGTYRHTPAELAFGARVAWRNSNRCIGRLYWRSLRIRDRRHIDDADAVAREAADHLREATNGGNIRPLITVFAPDAPDRPGPRIWNEQLVRYAGYATGQRPTVGDPRNAGLTELALRLGWPGGPGTPFDLLPLVIEDGDGKPRWFELPRDAVLEVALHHPEESWYAELGLRWHAVPAIANMCLEIGGICYPAAPFNGWYMGTEIGARNLADTDRYDLLPRIAAQLGLDTTNDRSLWKDRALVELNRAVLHSFDLAGVTVTDHHTESRRFLTHLDREQSRGRGVGADWSWIVPPISGSATPVFHRTYDSTQWRPAYVHHPEATARARGDGGE from the coding sequence ATGCGGAAGTCACTGCTCAGATCCCTGCGCCGGACCGGCCCACGGGTGGAACAACGCGACTGGGGAGACCCTCCGGATCCGGCCGCCCGCTGCCCGGTGAGCCACTCCCCTGCCGAGGTCCGTCCTGTCGCCGGTCCGCCGGCCACTCCCGATGAGCTGCGCGAGGAGGCCGAGGACTTTCTGCGGCTGTACCACCAGGAGGAGGCGGAGGCCGGCGATCCAGCCGTCCGTATCGCCGCCGTGCGCGCCGAGATCGAGGCGACCGGCACCTACCGCCACACCCCGGCCGAACTCGCCTTCGGCGCACGCGTCGCGTGGCGCAACAGCAACCGCTGCATCGGCCGCCTCTACTGGCGCTCCCTGCGCATACGCGACCGCAGGCACATCGACGACGCCGACGCCGTGGCCCGCGAGGCGGCGGACCATCTCCGGGAGGCCACCAACGGCGGCAACATCCGCCCGCTGATCACCGTCTTCGCCCCGGACGCCCCCGACCGCCCCGGACCGCGGATCTGGAACGAACAGCTCGTTCGGTACGCGGGGTACGCCACCGGTCAGCGGCCCACCGTCGGTGACCCGCGCAACGCCGGGCTCACCGAGCTCGCGCTGCGCCTGGGCTGGCCGGGCGGGCCGGGCACGCCCTTCGACCTGCTGCCCCTGGTGATCGAGGACGGGGACGGCAAACCACGCTGGTTCGAGCTGCCGCGCGACGCCGTCCTCGAAGTGGCGCTGCACCACCCGGAGGAGAGCTGGTACGCGGAACTCGGCCTGCGCTGGCACGCCGTACCCGCGATCGCCAACATGTGCCTGGAGATCGGCGGCATCTGCTACCCCGCCGCACCCTTCAACGGCTGGTACATGGGCACCGAGATCGGCGCCCGCAATCTCGCCGACACCGACCGCTACGACCTTCTGCCGCGCATCGCCGCGCAGCTGGGGCTCGACACGACGAACGACCGCTCGCTCTGGAAGGACCGGGCGCTCGTCGAGCTGAACCGCGCCGTACTGCACTCCTTCGACCTCGCGGGCGTCACCGTGACCGACCACCACACCGAGTCGCGCCGCTTCCTCACCCACCTGGACCGCGAGCAGAGCCGGGGCCGCGGGGTGGGTGCCGACTGGTCCTGGATCGTGCCGCCGATCTCGGGCTCCGCGACGCCCGTCTTCCACCGGACGTACGACTCGACCCAGTGGCGTCCCGCCTATGTCCACCACCCGGAGGCGACGGCGCGCGCCCGCGGCGACGGGGGCGAGTAG
- a CDS encoding lactonase family protein, translated as MRAKSAGRAFIGSFTSAGGRGITAAAVDGETGALTETGASDAVVDPSYLALASASGGAVLYAVSETAEGAVAALDIGGASPRLIGSPVPVCGAGPTHLALVPGHLLTANYGSGTVSVLPLGADGLPAGPSGLLQHEGAGPDPDRQRGPHPHQVLPDPTGRWVLSVDLGTDSVRICALDAEAGEPALHGETALRPGTGPRHLVFHPAGSHAYVLNELEPTLTFCRWDAVAGVLEPAGETAVLPDGVPGPVYPSEVVVSHDGRHLWAANRGHDSIAVLALDETREKAELVTTVPCGGQWPRDLALDPTGRRLYAANERSGDVTWFDIDPRTGVPRRAGSLAVPAASCVIFA; from the coding sequence GTGCGCGCCAAGAGCGCCGGACGGGCATTCATCGGGTCGTTCACGTCGGCGGGAGGCCGCGGGATCACCGCGGCCGCTGTGGACGGGGAGACCGGCGCCCTGACGGAGACAGGGGCGAGCGACGCCGTCGTGGACCCGTCGTACCTCGCCCTCGCGAGCGCTTCCGGCGGCGCGGTCCTCTACGCCGTCTCCGAGACCGCCGAGGGCGCGGTCGCGGCCCTCGACATCGGCGGGGCCTCGCCGCGCCTGATCGGCTCACCGGTACCGGTGTGCGGCGCGGGACCCACCCATCTCGCGCTCGTCCCGGGCCATCTGCTGACCGCGAACTACGGCTCGGGCACCGTCAGCGTGCTCCCCCTCGGGGCGGACGGCCTCCCGGCCGGCCCCAGCGGCCTCCTTCAGCACGAGGGGGCCGGGCCCGACCCGGACCGCCAGCGCGGCCCGCACCCCCATCAGGTGCTCCCCGACCCGACCGGGCGCTGGGTGCTCAGTGTCGACCTCGGAACCGACTCCGTACGGATCTGCGCACTGGACGCGGAGGCGGGCGAGCCGGCGCTGCACGGTGAGACCGCGCTGCGCCCCGGGACAGGACCGCGTCATCTCGTCTTCCACCCCGCAGGCAGCCACGCCTATGTGCTGAACGAGCTCGAGCCGACCCTCACCTTCTGCCGCTGGGACGCGGTCGCGGGCGTCCTCGAACCGGCCGGGGAGACGGCCGTGCTGCCGGACGGTGTGCCCGGCCCTGTCTACCCCTCCGAGGTGGTCGTCTCGCACGACGGCCGCCATCTCTGGGCCGCCAACCGCGGCCACGACAGCATCGCCGTTCTCGCGCTCGACGAGACGCGCGAGAAGGCGGAGCTGGTCACGACGGTGCCCTGCGGCGGGCAGTGGCCGCGCGACCTCGCCCTGGACCCGACGGGCCGGAGGCTGTACGCCGCCAATGAGCGGTCCGGCGACGTCACCTGGTTCGACATCGACCCCCGGACCGGCGTCCCCCGCAGGGCGGGCTCCCTGGCCGTCCCCGCGGCCTCCTGCGTGATCTTCGCCTGA
- a CDS encoding FUSC family protein → MFVAPDPGLVRLRVSSRAVLGVGLAVATAEMSGLSLVASITGGLAALLALFTVGDATVRRQAVTTGLLPLVGFPVLSLATVLHGQPLLRAAAWLAVVFCGVYARRWGPRGHALGIFAFMMFFVTQFLHALPAQLPELYGAVALALTSTSVVRFGLWCIERRTPAPAAPAPLPGRGLARPTTRQAFQATVACGVALAAGQLLSPDRWYWAVGTAWWIFVNTASRGETLVRGFRRVVGTVTGIAAGLLIAIPIAGAPAPTAALVAVCVFGIFYTAAPSYSWMMFFVTVMAGLLYGLLGVLHPGLLLLRFEETAVGALGAALGVALILPVTTHAATDAWIRRAVQCVHGCTTAAARRLAGDEAADPAPLAAELELLLGRVRLSLAPLVHPLSPLRARKARARQVIVLLDDCAREVRGLAAVAADPHASHDARLAAACARVEAAVHALVPPAARQTKAVVDSVAAPQHHPGAEAALTHLQALERALAGLDAPLRTSPRAPLVPA, encoded by the coding sequence CGCCGCACTCCTCGCGCTCTTCACCGTCGGGGATGCGACCGTGCGCCGCCAGGCCGTCACCACCGGCCTGCTGCCGCTCGTCGGCTTCCCTGTCCTCTCGCTCGCGACCGTCCTGCACGGACAGCCCCTGCTGCGCGCCGCCGCCTGGCTCGCCGTGGTCTTCTGCGGCGTCTACGCCAGACGCTGGGGCCCGCGCGGACACGCGTTGGGGATCTTCGCGTTCATGATGTTCTTCGTCACCCAGTTCCTGCACGCCCTCCCGGCCCAGCTGCCGGAGCTGTACGGAGCGGTGGCCCTGGCCCTGACCTCCACGTCGGTCGTCCGGTTCGGCCTGTGGTGCATCGAACGGCGTACGCCCGCGCCCGCAGCGCCCGCCCCGCTCCCCGGCCGCGGCCTCGCCCGCCCCACCACCCGCCAGGCCTTCCAGGCGACCGTGGCCTGCGGCGTGGCCCTCGCCGCCGGGCAGCTGCTCTCCCCGGACCGCTGGTACTGGGCCGTCGGCACCGCCTGGTGGATCTTCGTCAACACCGCCTCGCGCGGCGAGACGCTGGTACGGGGCTTCCGCCGGGTCGTCGGCACGGTCACCGGCATCGCCGCGGGGCTGCTGATCGCGATCCCGATCGCCGGGGCACCCGCACCCACCGCCGCACTGGTCGCCGTCTGCGTCTTCGGGATCTTCTACACGGCCGCGCCCTCGTACAGCTGGATGATGTTCTTCGTCACCGTCATGGCCGGTCTGCTGTACGGGCTCCTCGGCGTCCTGCACCCGGGGCTGCTGCTGCTCCGTTTCGAGGAGACCGCGGTCGGCGCGCTCGGCGCGGCGCTCGGCGTCGCGCTGATCCTGCCGGTCACCACCCATGCCGCCACCGACGCCTGGATCCGGCGCGCCGTGCAGTGCGTCCACGGCTGCACCACCGCCGCAGCGCGCCGGCTGGCCGGGGACGAGGCGGCCGACCCGGCGCCGCTCGCGGCCGAGCTGGAGCTGCTGCTCGGCCGCGTACGGCTCTCCCTCGCCCCGCTCGTCCACCCGCTCAGCCCGCTGCGGGCCCGCAAGGCGCGCGCCCGCCAGGTGATCGTGCTGCTCGACGACTGTGCGCGCGAGGTGCGCGGGCTCGCCGCCGTCGCCGCCGACCCGCACGCTTCCCACGACGCGAGGCTGGCCGCCGCCTGCGCGCGCGTCGAGGCCGCCGTGCACGCGCTGGTGCCGCCCGCCGCCCGGCAGACGAAGGCCGTCGTCGACTCCGTGGCGGCGCCGCAGCACCACCCGGGGGCCGAGGCTGCCCTCACGCACCTTCAGGCGCTGGAGCGCGCGCTCGCGGGCCTTGACGCGCCTCTGCGCACCTCACCGCGCGCCCCCCTTGTGCCGGCCTGA
- a CDS encoding DUF305 domain-containing protein, with protein MSRRRTTRVHRSVVAAAVAAAVLALGACESGSDAPAKAKGDAGPSVVAPGKPGEPARTLSAEEAAKAVPDDSPNAADFSYAQMMITHHSQALTMTALVPDRTESTQVKRLSERISAAQKPEIAAMEGWLKSNGGEKAKESGKDGHDHGHGAMPGMATDAQLAQLRGAKGAAFDELFLKLMITHHQGAITMATDALSEGNNILVEEMANDVIAQQTSEIGRMRSM; from the coding sequence TTGAGCCGCCGTAGAACCACGCGTGTCCACAGGTCCGTCGTCGCGGCAGCGGTCGCTGCCGCCGTACTCGCCCTGGGCGCCTGCGAGTCGGGCTCCGATGCTCCTGCCAAGGCCAAGGGGGATGCGGGCCCGTCGGTGGTAGCGCCGGGGAAACCGGGCGAGCCGGCCAGGACTCTCTCCGCCGAGGAGGCCGCGAAGGCCGTTCCGGACGACAGCCCCAACGCGGCGGACTTCAGCTACGCGCAGATGATGATCACCCACCACAGCCAGGCGCTGACGATGACCGCCCTGGTGCCGGACCGTACGGAATCCACGCAGGTCAAGCGGCTCTCAGAGCGAATTTCCGCCGCGCAGAAGCCGGAGATCGCCGCGATGGAAGGGTGGCTGAAAAGCAACGGCGGAGAGAAGGCGAAGGAGTCGGGGAAGGACGGTCACGACCACGGACACGGGGCGATGCCCGGGATGGCGACGGACGCTCAGCTCGCGCAACTGCGCGGTGCGAAGGGCGCGGCGTTCGACGAGCTCTTCCTGAAACTGATGATCACTCACCATCAGGGAGCCATCACCATGGCGACCGACGCCCTCTCGGAAGGGAACAACATCCTGGTCGAGGAGATGGCGAACGATGTGATCGCCCAGCAGACGAGCGAGATCGGCCGGATGCGCTCCATGTGA
- a CDS encoding DUF6214 family protein, whose translation MQGRGTTTSESSGCELPPPWFNVRLTFADGARIDVLAVVDDGRIAIEDLHAEPPLPLEGFAVLADLIEGPLEDACQVAVERPPPAEPVPAAPCDPGQEEARSGRHRARAAVPRGSAGRRIAADAYRAAQQEGSDPVLAVMCATGRSRRRSLRLIASARDEGYLAPRHNRR comes from the coding sequence CTGCAGGGCCGCGGCACGACCACCTCCGAGTCCAGTGGGTGCGAACTTCCTCCGCCCTGGTTCAACGTCCGGCTGACCTTTGCCGACGGCGCCCGGATCGACGTCCTCGCCGTCGTCGACGACGGACGGATCGCCATCGAGGACCTGCACGCGGAGCCGCCGCTTCCGCTGGAGGGCTTCGCGGTGCTGGCCGACCTGATCGAGGGCCCGCTCGAGGACGCCTGCCAGGTCGCCGTCGAGCGGCCCCCGCCCGCGGAACCGGTCCCCGCCGCGCCCTGCGACCCCGGTCAGGAGGAAGCGCGCTCCGGCCGCCACCGGGCCCGTGCCGCCGTGCCGCGCGGCAGTGCGGGCCGACGGATTGCGGCCGACGCGTACCGGGCGGCGCAGCAGGAAGGCAGTGACCCGGTGCTTGCGGTGATGTGCGCGACCGGGCGGAGCCGCCGCAGATCGCTCCGGCTGATCGCGAGCGCACGTGACGAGGGCTACCTCGCACCGCGCCACAACCGCCGCTAG
- a CDS encoding uracil-DNA glycosylase, with translation MAARPLKEIVEPGWADALAPVAERIAAMGDFLRAEITAGRTYLPAGANVLRAFQQPFEEVRVLIVGQDPYPTPGHAVGLSFSVAPEVRPVPGSLDNIFREMHADLGHPRPANGDLTPWTRQGVLLLNRALTTAPRKPAAHRGKGWEEVTEQAIRALAARGKPLVSVLWGRDARNLRPLLGELPAIESSHPSPMSADRGFFGSRPFSRTNELLERQGAQPVDWQLP, from the coding sequence GTGGCAGCACGACCGTTGAAAGAAATCGTCGAACCGGGGTGGGCGGATGCGCTCGCCCCCGTGGCCGAACGCATCGCCGCGATGGGCGACTTCCTGCGCGCGGAGATCACCGCGGGACGCACCTATCTGCCGGCCGGAGCGAATGTGCTGCGGGCATTCCAGCAGCCCTTCGAGGAGGTGCGCGTCCTGATCGTCGGTCAGGATCCGTACCCCACGCCCGGGCATGCCGTGGGGCTGAGCTTCTCGGTGGCACCCGAGGTACGGCCGGTGCCCGGCAGCCTGGACAACATCTTCCGGGAGATGCACGCGGACCTGGGGCACCCCCGTCCCGCCAACGGGGACCTCACCCCGTGGACCCGGCAGGGGGTGCTGCTGCTCAACAGGGCGCTGACCACCGCGCCCCGCAAGCCGGCTGCGCACCGCGGCAAGGGGTGGGAGGAGGTGACCGAGCAGGCCATCCGGGCTCTTGCCGCGCGCGGCAAGCCCCTGGTGTCCGTGCTGTGGGGGCGTGATGCCCGCAATCTGCGTCCGCTGCTCGGCGAGCTTCCCGCGATCGAGTCCTCGCACCCTTCCCCCATGTCCGCGGACCGCGGTTTCTTCGGCTCCCGGCCGTTCAGCCGGACCAATGAGCTGCTGGAGCGCCAGGGGGCGCAGCCGGTCGACTGGCAGCTTCCGTGA
- a CDS encoding sirohydrochlorin chelatase, which translates to MSSPTGPASGLPVRMPRPRQSGRHRRPEPVAAPEGAPALVLAVPGAPSPATRSLAEEVISIARSELPGLEVGIGYLDGDNAEYPTLEGVLAHTAARRTERYEIARAAGREVAAPEGPAAVVVPLLAGPDNALKRRIRQAVMDSRASAELTDVLGPHPLLAEALHVRLSEAGLARADRARLFTVATAADGIILATVGGDEAVQAAGITGMLLAARLAVPVMAAALDQEGAIGAIADQLRGSGSVQLALAPYLVGPELPEGLLDSAAKEAGCAAADALGAYPAIGKLVLAQYASVLGISPQPQGAPAR; encoded by the coding sequence ATGAGCTCCCCCACTGGGCCTGCATCCGGCCTGCCTGTACGAATGCCGCGACCCCGCCAGTCCGGGCGGCACCGCCGCCCGGAACCCGTGGCGGCTCCTGAGGGCGCGCCCGCGCTCGTGCTCGCCGTGCCCGGCGCTCCCTCGCCCGCCACGCGCAGCCTGGCCGAAGAGGTCATAAGCATCGCTCGTTCCGAGCTCCCCGGCCTGGAAGTCGGCATCGGTTACCTCGACGGCGACAACGCCGAGTACCCCACGCTCGAAGGCGTCCTGGCGCACACCGCTGCCCGTCGCACCGAGCGGTACGAGATCGCCAGGGCCGCCGGCCGTGAAGTGGCCGCGCCCGAGGGCCCCGCCGCCGTTGTGGTACCGCTCCTCGCGGGCCCGGACAACGCCCTGAAGCGGCGCATCCGCCAGGCCGTCATGGACAGCCGCGCGAGCGCCGAGCTGACCGACGTGCTCGGCCCGCATCCGCTGCTCGCCGAGGCCCTGCACGTGAGGCTCTCGGAGGCCGGCCTGGCGCGTGCCGACCGCGCCCGGCTGTTCACCGTCGCCACGGCGGCCGACGGCATCATCCTGGCCACGGTCGGCGGCGACGAAGCCGTCCAGGCCGCCGGGATCACCGGCATGCTGCTGGCCGCGCGTCTCGCCGTGCCGGTGATGGCCGCCGCGCTCGACCAGGAGGGCGCGATCGGCGCGATCGCCGACCAGCTGCGCGGTTCCGGCTCGGTGCAGCTTGCCCTGGCCCCGTACCTGGTCGGCCCGGAGCTGCCCGAGGGCCTGCTCGACTCGGCCGCGAAGGAGGCGGGCTGTGCCGCCGCCGACGCGCTCGGCGCCTACCCGGCGATCGGCAAGCTGGTACTGGCGCAGTACGCGTCCGTGCTGGGCATATCTCCGCAGCCGCAGGGCGCCCCCGCGCGCTGA
- a CDS encoding sialidase family protein: protein MTDVLLTVGTRKGLFIGRRSGGAWEFDGPHFNAQAVYSIGIDTRASVPRLLVGGDSAHWGPSVFHSDDLGRTWIEPEKPAVKFPKDTGASLERVWQLHPAGPAAPDVVYAGTEPAALFRSEDRGETFELVRPLWEHPTRSKWVPGGGGEAVHTVVTDRRDADAVTVAVSTAGVFRSKDGGGSWAPSNQGVSAVFLPDPHPEFGQCVHKIAQDAGDLDRLYLQNHWGVYRSDDAGARWTDIGDGLPSDFGFAVAAHPHRADTAYVFPITADADRVPAGRRCRVYRTSDAGGSWEPLSAGLPEGDHFGTVLRDALRTDDADPAGVYFGNRNGEVYASADDGDSWQLLASHLPDVLCVRAAAMG from the coding sequence ATGACCGATGTTCTGCTGACTGTAGGCACTCGCAAGGGGCTCTTCATCGGCCGCAGGAGCGGCGGAGCATGGGAGTTCGACGGACCGCATTTCAATGCGCAGGCCGTGTACTCCATCGGGATCGATACGCGCGCGTCCGTGCCCCGGCTGCTGGTCGGCGGGGACAGCGCGCACTGGGGACCCTCGGTGTTCCACTCCGACGATCTCGGCAGGACCTGGATCGAGCCGGAGAAACCGGCGGTGAAGTTCCCCAAGGACACCGGAGCCTCCCTGGAGCGGGTCTGGCAGCTGCATCCGGCCGGTCCCGCCGCGCCGGACGTGGTGTACGCGGGCACGGAGCCGGCCGCGCTGTTCCGCTCGGAGGACCGCGGCGAGACCTTCGAGCTCGTACGACCTCTGTGGGAGCATCCGACCCGCTCGAAATGGGTGCCCGGCGGCGGCGGTGAGGCGGTACACACCGTGGTGACCGACCGCCGGGACGCGGATGCCGTGACGGTGGCGGTGTCGACGGCCGGAGTGTTCCGCTCCAAGGACGGCGGAGGAAGCTGGGCGCCGTCCAACCAGGGGGTCTCCGCGGTCTTCCTGCCCGACCCGCACCCCGAGTTCGGGCAGTGCGTCCACAAGATCGCGCAGGACGCGGGGGACCTGGACCGGCTGTATCTGCAGAACCACTGGGGTGTGTACCGCAGCGACGACGCGGGCGCCCGGTGGACCGACATCGGCGATGGGCTGCCCTCGGACTTCGGCTTCGCGGTGGCCGCGCACCCGCACCGGGCCGATACGGCCTATGTCTTCCCGATCACCGCGGACGCGGACCGCGTACCGGCCGGGCGGCGCTGTCGCGTCTACCGTACGAGTGACGCCGGCGGGAGCTGGGAGCCGCTCTCGGCCGGGCTGCCCGAGGGAGATCACTTCGGCACGGTGCTCCGGGACGCGCTGCGCACGGATGACGCGGACCCGGCGGGTGTGTACTTCGGCAATCGCAACGGCGAGGTGTACGCGAGCGCGGACGATGGGGACAGCTGGCAGCTGCTCGCCTCCCATCTGCCGGATGTGCTCTGCGTACGGGCGGCAGCCATGGGTTGA